In one Novosphingopyxis iocasae genomic region, the following are encoded:
- a CDS encoding chemotaxis protein CheB, with protein sequence MNAPATFPSTEVRPVRLLIVDDSQVVRSIFERILMRQANFIVSGTCSSVDEALRFLGRETVDIVLLDIEMPGRSGLDALPEILQRADGAAVIVVSSTVEQNNARMIEAVSLGACDTLAKPGGAGVGGHFAENLVAKIETIAAQRASGLAPSPARHGDEPCSPDRGARAPIPRPGCIAIGASTGGIVGIQQFLSALPATIDCPILITQHLPRTFIPYFAGQLAGRVSRNVQVCTPGTSLVKNHIYLAPGDGHLGCTRQGSAVVATRVEGDFAAHYAPAVDPMLSAAAQTYGEAAVAIVLSGMGIDGLEGAREVRRRGGTVIVQDEDSSVVWGMPGHIAKSGLADAIMRPADMGLYIYERSAAA encoded by the coding sequence ATGAACGCGCCTGCGACCTTTCCATCTACTGAGGTCAGACCGGTCAGGCTGCTGATCGTCGACGACAGTCAGGTCGTCCGTTCGATCTTCGAACGTATCCTGATGCGCCAGGCGAATTTCATCGTATCAGGCACCTGTTCTTCGGTCGATGAGGCGCTACGCTTTCTGGGCCGTGAGACGGTCGATATCGTCCTTCTCGATATTGAAATGCCCGGCCGAAGCGGCCTCGATGCACTGCCCGAGATCCTGCAACGTGCAGATGGCGCGGCGGTAATCGTCGTTTCCTCAACTGTTGAACAGAATAACGCGCGCATGATTGAGGCGGTGTCCTTGGGCGCATGCGATACGCTGGCAAAGCCGGGCGGAGCCGGCGTTGGCGGGCATTTCGCTGAAAATCTCGTCGCGAAAATCGAAACGATCGCCGCACAGCGCGCAAGCGGCTTGGCCCCTTCGCCTGCCCGGCACGGCGACGAACCATGTTCTCCCGATCGGGGGGCGCGCGCACCAATTCCCAGGCCGGGCTGTATCGCGATCGGTGCATCGACCGGCGGGATTGTCGGCATCCAGCAATTCCTCTCCGCTCTTCCCGCCACCATCGATTGTCCGATCCTTATTACCCAGCATCTGCCAAGGACATTCATTCCCTATTTCGCGGGACAGTTGGCGGGCCGGGTTTCGCGCAACGTTCAGGTCTGCACTCCCGGAACCTCGCTGGTGAAAAATCATATCTATCTGGCACCAGGCGATGGCCATCTGGGCTGCACCCGTCAGGGTTCGGCCGTGGTTGCGACGCGAGTGGAAGGAGACTTCGCCGCGCATTACGCGCCTGCCGTTGATCCAATGCTCAGCGCGGCTGCGCAGACTTATGGCGAGGCTGCGGTGGCGATCGTGCTCAGCGGAATGGGTATTGATGGGCTGGAAGGCGCACGCGAAGTACGGCGCCGCGGCGGCACGGTCATCGTCCAGGATGAGGATAGCTCGGTCGTCTGGGGCATGCCGGGCCACATTGCAAAATCCGGCCTTGCAGACGCCATTATGCGGCCTGCCGATATGGGTCTTTATATTTACGAACGGAGCGCAGCTGCATGA
- a CDS encoding response regulator, producing MPTCLVVDDSKVIRKVARHILESLEFEVAEAVDGADALEQCQSSEPDVVLLDWNMPVMGGMDFLRALRGEGKKSKVIFCTTENGIPQIEAAIAAGADEFVMKPFDRDMLQSKLQMVGAV from the coding sequence ATGCCCACCTGCCTCGTCGTCGATGACAGTAAGGTAATCCGAAAGGTTGCCAGGCACATTCTCGAATCGCTGGAGTTTGAGGTTGCCGAGGCGGTGGACGGGGCCGACGCCCTGGAACAATGCCAGAGTAGCGAGCCCGATGTGGTACTGCTGGACTGGAACATGCCGGTTATGGGCGGCATGGATTTCCTGCGCGCCCTGCGCGGCGAGGGCAAGAAATCCAAGGTCATTTTCTGCACTACCGAAAACGGCATTCCCCAGATTGAAGCAGCAATTGCCGCAGGGGCGGACGAATTCGTGATGAAGCCGTTCGATCGCGACATGCTGCAAAGCAAGCTGCAGATGGTTGGGGCTGTCTGA
- a CDS encoding chemotaxis protein CheW — protein sequence MRDLYLVAHIAGTQVAICTQEVESVVSVGEVVPIPAAPRRVAGMFALRSRVVTLIDPTWMVSGKHSRAEEGATAIVAEVGGHVYGFIAEAVEDVVTIPTDWIREAGGIASGWSDLAVGVATMEDRTLLVVRLENFITAPRRLAA from the coding sequence ATGAGGGATCTTTACCTTGTCGCGCATATCGCGGGGACGCAGGTCGCTATCTGCACTCAGGAAGTCGAATCGGTCGTCTCCGTCGGGGAAGTCGTGCCGATCCCGGCTGCACCCAGGCGCGTTGCCGGCATGTTTGCGCTGCGCAGCCGTGTCGTGACCCTGATCGATCCCACATGGATGGTGTCGGGTAAGCACAGCCGGGCTGAGGAAGGCGCAACCGCGATCGTCGCCGAAGTCGGTGGCCATGTGTATGGATTCATCGCCGAAGCGGTGGAAGATGTGGTGACGATCCCGACCGATTGGATCCGGGAAGCTGGCGGAATTGCCAGCGGTTGGAGCGATCTTGCCGTCGGCGTTGCGACGATGGAAGACAGAACTCTCCTCGTTGTCCGCCTGGAGAATTTTATCACAGCGCCGCGCCGATTGGCTGCCTGA
- a CDS encoding chemotaxis protein CheA — protein MKELLDDFIAETRETLQAIEGELIAWERHPGDRETLDGIFRFVHTVKGSCGFLDLPRLTRLSHAAEDALDAVRQGKLEPTSAFVTAVLAIVDRIAAVTDALDTDEAVIDDDAELITALKMICDGTVDPESGVVPKSQPSNVASEPRERRSEARGGAGRNRSVRLSLDLLDHLMSGVSDMVLARNEMARRLRETDAGLELDQLFSRLSSSIAEMRDSIGLVRLQPMERLFASFPRLVRDLGQDLDKDIVLELEGGDVEIDREMIELVRDPLTHILRNAVDHGIENKAERAAAGKTPRATIALSAQQAGNQIVIEVIDDGRGIDTAKLAAKAIASGVTTAEDVATMSQRQKLELIFAPGLSTANKVTDLSGRGVGMDIVRHGIEQMGGTIELRSRLGQGLRVQLRLPLTLSIMAGLIVRAANMLFAIPRSAVVEILSVKSGQVRIDESGGAETAAVRGARMPFVRLTRVMGCAEEDVKSVIVVRPAAGRRYALGIGAVLDHEELVVKPAPPLLMGSGIFAGLTLPDSGRPIMLLDAAGIAEVAGVTDRFEEHLANAEGAAAAPVTRALIFRCLTGVLKAIRLSVLDRMEEVPAAAVRNRGGAMRLSHKGRHGIVLGLQTEPDPEAEPVKLLRLTDGRLDAYIAVADMLDIVDLGRVLPSRGVANIEGVIDHEGSQIELIEAHAFLAEAAAFAGDADLADAPLCYLERDESGWMEKVLKPLIEAAGYRVSHDPQDRGPAIAELLSAEDGRSGRTDRAIYLHDMPGRRGGDSVYRYDRQAILEALARRRDAKEQAA, from the coding sequence ATGAAAGAACTTCTCGACGACTTTATCGCCGAAACGCGCGAGACGCTGCAGGCCATCGAAGGCGAGCTGATTGCCTGGGAAAGACACCCGGGTGATCGCGAGACGCTCGACGGTATTTTCCGCTTCGTGCACACGGTTAAGGGTAGCTGCGGTTTTCTGGACCTGCCGCGGCTCACGCGCCTCAGCCATGCGGCGGAGGATGCGCTCGATGCCGTTCGGCAAGGGAAGCTGGAGCCGACCAGCGCGTTCGTTACCGCGGTGCTCGCCATTGTCGATCGTATCGCAGCGGTTACCGATGCGCTGGATACTGACGAGGCAGTGATCGATGACGATGCCGAGCTGATAACCGCGCTTAAAATGATTTGCGACGGCACGGTGGACCCCGAAAGCGGTGTGGTGCCGAAATCCCAGCCCAGCAATGTGGCCAGCGAACCGCGCGAGCGGCGCAGCGAGGCGCGGGGCGGGGCAGGGCGGAACCGTTCGGTTCGCCTGTCGCTGGATTTGCTCGATCATCTGATGAGCGGCGTGTCCGACATGGTGCTCGCCCGAAACGAAATGGCCCGCCGCCTGCGCGAAACAGATGCCGGTCTGGAGCTCGACCAGCTGTTCTCACGCCTTTCTTCCAGCATTGCGGAAATGCGCGATTCGATCGGGCTCGTTCGCCTGCAGCCGATGGAGCGCCTGTTCGCCAGCTTCCCGCGCCTGGTGCGCGATCTGGGGCAGGATCTGGATAAGGACATCGTGCTGGAGTTGGAAGGCGGCGATGTGGAGATCGACCGCGAGATGATCGAGCTCGTCCGTGATCCGCTCACCCACATCCTGCGCAACGCGGTGGATCACGGGATCGAGAACAAGGCGGAACGCGCCGCGGCTGGCAAGACGCCGCGCGCGACGATCGCTTTGTCAGCTCAACAAGCCGGCAATCAGATCGTCATCGAAGTGATCGATGACGGGCGCGGCATTGATACCGCCAAACTGGCCGCAAAGGCCATCGCCAGCGGTGTCACCACCGCCGAAGACGTGGCGACGATGAGCCAGCGCCAGAAGCTGGAGCTGATCTTCGCGCCCGGCCTGTCGACCGCGAACAAGGTGACGGATTTGTCCGGCCGCGGCGTCGGCATGGATATTGTGCGCCATGGAATCGAACAGATGGGCGGCACGATCGAACTTCGCAGCCGGCTGGGTCAGGGACTGCGCGTCCAACTGCGTCTGCCGCTTACGCTCAGCATCATGGCCGGACTGATCGTGCGCGCGGCCAACATGCTGTTTGCCATACCGCGAAGCGCGGTCGTGGAAATCCTCAGCGTCAAGAGCGGCCAGGTACGGATCGATGAAAGCGGCGGCGCCGAGACCGCTGCCGTCCGCGGAGCTCGCATGCCCTTCGTGCGCCTGACGCGCGTAATGGGCTGCGCCGAAGAGGACGTGAAATCGGTGATCGTGGTGCGGCCCGCGGCCGGGCGTCGCTATGCACTGGGCATCGGTGCGGTGCTGGATCATGAGGAACTGGTGGTGAAGCCAGCGCCGCCCCTACTGATGGGTAGCGGCATCTTTGCCGGTCTGACCTTGCCCGACAGCGGCCGGCCGATCATGCTTCTCGATGCCGCGGGGATCGCGGAGGTCGCTGGCGTGACCGACCGGTTCGAGGAACATTTGGCCAATGCCGAAGGCGCTGCCGCTGCGCCCGTGACGCGCGCGCTGATATTCCGCTGCCTGACGGGCGTACTGAAGGCGATCCGCCTTTCGGTGCTGGACCGGATGGAGGAGGTGCCGGCGGCGGCCGTCCGCAACCGCGGCGGCGCGATGCGACTTTCGCATAAAGGGCGTCACGGCATCGTGCTGGGGCTTCAAACCGAACCCGATCCCGAAGCCGAACCCGTCAAGCTCCTTCGCCTGACCGACGGGCGACTGGACGCCTATATTGCCGTGGCGGACATGCTCGACATCGTCGATCTGGGCCGCGTCCTGCCGTCACGCGGGGTGGCCAATATCGAAGGTGTCATCGATCATGAAGGCAGCCAGATCGAATTGATCGAGGCCCATGCGTTTCTGGCCGAAGCCGCAGCCTTTGCCGGTGATGCGGACCTGGCCGATGCACCGCTCTGCTATCTGGAACGCGACGAAAGCGGCTGGATGGAAAAGGTCCTGAAACCCTTGATAGAGGCGGCGGGCTACCGCGTCAGCCATGATCCCCAAGACCGCGGACCGGCCATTGCCGAACTGCTCAGTGCCGAGGACGGGCGTTCCGGACGGACGGACCGCGCGATCTATCTGCACGATATGCCGGGTCGGCGCGGCGGCGATAGCGTCTACCGCTATGATAGACAGGCCATATTGGAAGCGCTTGCCCGGCGGCGCGACGCGAAGGAGCAGGCCGCATGA
- a CDS encoding histidine phosphotransferase family protein codes for MSDTDVDLAALLCSRLCHDLLSPVGAMNNGLELLADETDPAMRERCIDLLGESAAAAANKLKFFRLAFGAAGGFGPTVDPSDAKAVATGLVEDARTKLVWDVPASPLPKAAVKILLNLILIAREALVRGGTLAVGAESRDGETEMVVRAEGPKLVLDEQVKKALAGELDPAQIDSRTAAAHMVRSLSTRGGGMVQLAGGRDEPLLMGALIKSA; via the coding sequence ATGTCAGACACCGATGTCGACCTCGCCGCATTGCTTTGTTCACGCCTCTGTCACGATTTGTTGAGCCCGGTGGGCGCAATGAACAACGGCCTGGAGTTGCTGGCTGATGAGACGGACCCGGCGATGCGTGAACGGTGCATTGATTTGCTCGGCGAGAGCGCGGCTGCGGCGGCGAATAAGCTGAAATTCTTCCGCTTGGCCTTTGGTGCGGCGGGCGGTTTTGGCCCCACCGTTGATCCGTCCGATGCCAAGGCGGTCGCGACCGGGCTGGTGGAGGACGCGCGCACCAAGCTGGTTTGGGATGTGCCCGCATCGCCCTTGCCGAAGGCGGCCGTCAAAATTCTGCTGAACCTGATCCTGATCGCGCGTGAAGCGCTGGTGCGCGGCGGAACGCTGGCGGTGGGCGCGGAAAGCCGTGACGGCGAGACCGAAATGGTGGTCCGTGCGGAAGGGCCCAAGCTGGTGCTGGATGAGCAGGTGAAGAAGGCGTTGGCCGGGGAGCTCGATCCCGCGCAGATCGATTCGCGGACGGCGGCGGCGCACATGGTGCGCAGCCTTTCCACGCGCGGCGGCGGCATGGTGCAGCTGGCCGGCGGGCGCGACGAACCGTTGCTGATGGGCGCGCTCATCAAATCTGCCTGA
- a CDS encoding RluA family pseudouridine synthase — translation MSAGKNSIEGIVPAGRLDAAIAEATPDLSRERVKALIAEGRLTIDGVEVTSGSSRKHEGRVFTLQLPPPVDVDLKPEAIPLDVVFEDDHLIVIDKPAGLVVHPAPGHPGGTLVNALLHHCASSLSGIGGERRPGVVHRIDKDTSGLMVAAKSDLAHRGLAALFKAHDIDRHYLAIMDGVPMPLSGRIEGAVGRASGDRKKMAVVSPGQGKHAVTHYAVREVLDQAALVDCTLETGRTHQVRVHMAHIGHPLIGDPLYGRRQKKSVAAVRKAFSRQALHAAVLGFTHPITAEKLRFESPIPADMQELFRALRV, via the coding sequence ATGTCCGCGGGAAAAAACAGCATTGAAGGGATAGTCCCCGCAGGTCGGCTGGATGCCGCGATCGCCGAGGCTACGCCCGATCTCTCACGAGAGCGGGTGAAGGCACTGATCGCCGAGGGACGCCTCACCATCGACGGCGTAGAAGTGACGAGCGGATCGAGCCGCAAACATGAAGGACGCGTCTTTACGCTGCAGCTGCCACCGCCCGTCGACGTCGATCTGAAGCCGGAGGCCATCCCGCTGGATGTGGTGTTCGAGGACGATCATCTGATCGTAATCGACAAACCCGCAGGGCTGGTGGTCCACCCCGCCCCCGGCCACCCCGGCGGCACCCTGGTGAACGCGCTGCTGCACCACTGCGCCAGCTCCCTCTCGGGCATTGGCGGAGAGCGCCGCCCCGGCGTCGTCCACCGGATCGACAAGGACACATCCGGCCTGATGGTCGCGGCAAAATCGGACCTGGCGCATCGCGGCCTCGCGGCCCTGTTCAAGGCCCATGATATTGACCGGCACTATCTTGCGATCATGGACGGCGTTCCCATGCCGCTTTCCGGGCGGATCGAAGGCGCGGTGGGCCGGGCGAGCGGCGATCGCAAGAAAATGGCGGTGGTGTCGCCCGGTCAGGGCAAGCACGCCGTCACCCATTATGCCGTGCGCGAGGTGCTGGACCAGGCGGCGTTGGTCGATTGCACGTTGGAGACGGGCCGCACCCATCAGGTGCGCGTGCATATGGCGCATATCGGGCACCCGCTAATCGGTGATCCGCTTTACGGGCGGCGGCAAAAGAAAAGCGTGGCGGCCGTCAGGAAAGCCTTTTCCCGGCAGGCCTTGCACGCCGCAGTGCTGGGCTTTACGCATCCCATAACCGCGGAAAAACTGCGGTTCGAAAGCCCGATTCCCGCAGATATGCAGGAACTGTTCAGGGCTCTTCGCGTATAA
- the rpoH gene encoding RNA polymerase sigma factor RpoH has product MATTTNKKAVVPALGGENSLNRYLSEIRKFPILKPEQEYMLAKRYAEHQDSDAAAQLVTSHLRLVAKIAMGYRGYGLPVSELISEGNIGLMQGVKKFDAERGFRLATYAMWWIRASIQEYILRSWSLVKIGTTAAQKKLFFNLRRMKNQLQAFEDGDLRPEDVNKIATDLGVTEDEVHSMNRRMAMGGDASLNTPMRGDEEGSGQWQDWLTDETPLQDKVVADAQEADVRHDMLLEAMEGLNDREKHILTERRLTENPQTLEQLSQVYNVSRERVRQIEVRAFEKVQKAMLRIAGEKRLLPAAA; this is encoded by the coding sequence ATGGCCACTACAACGAACAAAAAGGCGGTCGTTCCTGCCCTTGGGGGGGAAAACAGCCTGAATCGCTATCTCAGCGAGATACGCAAATTTCCGATTCTGAAGCCCGAGCAGGAATATATGCTCGCCAAGCGCTATGCCGAACATCAGGACAGTGATGCGGCCGCGCAGCTCGTCACCTCGCATCTGCGGCTCGTCGCCAAAATCGCGATGGGGTACCGCGGCTACGGCCTGCCGGTCAGCGAGCTGATCAGCGAAGGCAATATCGGCCTGATGCAGGGCGTGAAGAAATTCGATGCCGAGCGCGGTTTCCGCCTCGCCACCTATGCGATGTGGTGGATCCGCGCCTCGATCCAGGAATATATCCTGCGGTCCTGGAGCCTCGTGAAGATCGGCACCACAGCCGCTCAGAAAAAGCTCTTCTTCAACCTGCGCCGCATGAAGAACCAGTTGCAGGCGTTCGAGGACGGCGATCTGCGCCCTGAGGATGTCAACAAGATCGCGACCGATCTCGGCGTGACCGAGGACGAGGTTCACTCGATGAACCGCCGCATGGCGATGGGCGGCGATGCCTCGCTCAACACGCCGATGCGCGGGGACGAGGAAGGCTCGGGCCAGTGGCAGGATTGGCTGACCGACGAGACGCCGCTGCAGGACAAGGTCGTCGCCGACGCACAGGAAGCCGATGTACGCCACGACATGCTGCTCGAAGCGATGGAAGGCCTGAACGACCGCGAAAAGCACATCCTGACCGAGCGTCGCCTGACGGAAAACCCGCAGACGCTCGAGCAGCTGAGCCAGGTTTACAATGTCAGCCGCGAACGCGTTCGCCAGATCGAGGTTCGCGCATTTGAAAAGGTGCAGAAGGCAATGCTGCGGATCGCTGGCGAGAAGCGCCTGCTCCCCGCCGCCGCCTGA
- a CDS encoding amidohydrolase has translation MRNTIKALALAGAAMITMPAAAQDAAVSKAVAADYDAHLEELFVHFHENPELSFLETDTAKRMAAELRAAGAEVTEGVGRTGVVGIMKNGEGPLILLRADMDGLPVEEKTGLPYASDATQTGRDGKEYPVMHACGHDVHITSMVGTARRLAAMKDQWKGTAMFVVQPAEEVVGGAEAMMEDGLYEKFGKPDYALAFHVTSLLPTGVLSASEGIQYSSSDSVDIMVPGIGAHGAAPHMGRDPVYIASQIVTALQSIVSREIMPLSPGVITVGSFHAGSKHNIISDRADLQLTVRSNDEETRAQLLDAIERVAVNVGRAHGLPEDKLPVVTRIEGTPVTHNDPELAKRLNAVMVENFGTEGFMPFQQTTMGAEDFAYFVGRDTGVPGYYFAVGGTPPEVFEAAKNGGAPVPSHHSPLFQIAPRPSVTLGTEAMVVAVLELAPAG, from the coding sequence ATGCGAAACACCATCAAGGCTTTGGCGCTGGCGGGCGCCGCGATGATCACCATGCCGGCAGCGGCGCAGGATGCTGCCGTATCGAAGGCGGTTGCGGCGGATTATGACGCGCATCTGGAAGAGTTGTTCGTGCACTTTCATGAAAATCCGGAGCTGTCTTTCTTGGAGACGGACACGGCCAAGCGCATGGCCGCGGAATTGCGCGCGGCGGGCGCGGAGGTTACCGAGGGCGTGGGCCGTACGGGCGTGGTCGGCATCATGAAGAATGGCGAAGGTCCGCTCATCCTGCTTCGCGCGGACATGGACGGACTGCCGGTCGAGGAAAAGACCGGGCTGCCTTACGCGTCCGACGCGACGCAGACCGGACGGGACGGCAAGGAATATCCGGTGATGCACGCTTGCGGGCATGATGTGCACATTACGTCGATGGTCGGCACCGCCCGGCGGCTCGCGGCGATGAAGGACCAATGGAAGGGCACGGCGATGTTCGTCGTTCAGCCTGCCGAAGAGGTCGTCGGCGGGGCGGAAGCGATGATGGAAGACGGGCTGTACGAAAAGTTCGGCAAGCCGGATTACGCGCTGGCCTTCCACGTCACCTCGCTGCTGCCGACGGGCGTGCTCTCCGCATCCGAAGGCATCCAATATTCCAGTTCCGATTCGGTCGACATCATGGTGCCGGGCATCGGCGCGCATGGCGCCGCTCCGCATATGGGGCGCGATCCGGTGTATATCGCTTCCCAGATCGTCACCGCGCTGCAGTCGATCGTCAGCCGGGAGATCATGCCGCTCTCGCCCGGCGTCATAACGGTCGGCTCCTTCCACGCGGGTTCCAAGCACAACATCATCTCGGACCGGGCGGACCTGCAGCTGACGGTGCGCTCGAACGACGAGGAAACGCGGGCGCAGCTGCTCGATGCGATCGAGCGGGTGGCGGTGAATGTGGGCCGCGCGCACGGACTGCCGGAAGACAAGCTGCCGGTGGTGACGCGAATCGAGGGCACGCCGGTGACGCATAACGATCCGGAACTGGCGAAACGCCTGAATGCGGTGATGGTGGAGAATTTCGGCACCGAAGGCTTCATGCCGTTCCAGCAGACCACCATGGGCGCGGAGGATTTTGCTTATTTCGTGGGCCGCGATACCGGCGTGCCGGGATATTATTTCGCGGTGGGAGGCACGCCGCCTGAGGTGTTCGAAGCGGCGAAGAATGGCGGTGCGCCGGTGCCGTCGCACCATTCCCCGCTGTTCCAGATCGCACCGCGCCCATCGGTGACGCTGGGCACCGAGGCAATGGTGGTGGCAGTGCTGGAACTGGCACCTGCCGGATAG
- the mtgA gene encoding monofunctional biosynthetic peptidoglycan transglycosylase has translation MAIFIKLIAWIAGLFIAISLLLVVLYKFVPVPVTATMLMDPNGITKDWEPLSNISPNLVRAAIGAEDGKFCSHDGFDTEAIEQAMRRNAQGGRIRGGSTISQQTAKNVFLWQGGGYFRKGLEAWFTFLIEQIWGKRRIMEVYLNVAETGIGTYGAEAGAERYFDKPASELTPSEAARMAAALPLPKRRAVLSPSGFVRRYGNSIAKRIGVVKRDGLDSCIYE, from the coding sequence ATGGCCATCTTCATCAAGCTCATCGCCTGGATCGCCGGGCTGTTCATCGCCATCAGCCTGCTGCTGGTCGTCCTATACAAGTTCGTGCCGGTGCCGGTAACGGCCACGATGCTGATGGACCCGAACGGCATTACGAAGGATTGGGAGCCACTATCGAACATCTCGCCCAATCTGGTCCGCGCGGCGATCGGCGCGGAGGACGGCAAGTTCTGCAGCCATGACGGCTTCGATACCGAAGCGATCGAACAGGCCATGCGCCGCAACGCCCAGGGCGGGCGCATCCGCGGCGGCTCGACGATCAGCCAGCAGACCGCGAAGAACGTATTCCTGTGGCAGGGCGGCGGCTATTTCCGCAAAGGGCTGGAGGCCTGGTTCACCTTTTTGATCGAGCAGATCTGGGGCAAGCGGCGGATCATGGAGGTTTACCTCAATGTCGCGGAAACCGGCATCGGCACTTATGGCGCCGAGGCCGGCGCGGAGCGCTATTTCGACAAGCCCGCCAGTGAGCTGACGCCCAGCGAAGCAGCCCGCATGGCCGCGGCCCTCCCCTTACCCAAACGCCGCGCCGTCCTCAGCCCCAGCGGCTTCGTGCGCCGTTACGGCAACAGCATTGCCAAGCGCATCGGCGTGGTGAAGCGGGATGGGTTGGACAGCTGCATTTACGAATAA